A genomic stretch from Dehalococcoidia bacterium includes:
- a CDS encoding VOC family protein, protein MLRMRQICLVASDLQKAEEDLSAVFGLAVCHRDAGVEVFGLRNFLMPVGNNFLEVVAPFREGTAAGRYLERRGGDGGYMVIMQTDDVLSARERVLSMGIRLVLDDVARGRRESAGIQLHPRDVPGAIVELRQDQDDASPDGPWRPAGPDWKAARTGLVRAMTAAEVQTDDPPALARRWGEVIERAVSVGPRGPEIALDDAVLRFVPARDGRGEGLAGLDFEVADRARIMQAALARGCVADGDTVVVCGVRFRLIERR, encoded by the coding sequence ATGCTCCGCATGCGCCAGATATGCCTTGTCGCCAGCGACCTGCAGAAGGCGGAAGAGGACCTCTCCGCCGTTTTCGGCCTCGCCGTCTGTCACCGGGACGCCGGCGTCGAGGTCTTCGGCCTGCGCAACTTCCTCATGCCCGTCGGCAACAACTTCCTGGAAGTCGTCGCGCCCTTCCGCGAAGGCACCGCCGCCGGGCGCTACCTTGAACGGCGCGGCGGCGATGGCGGCTACATGGTGATCATGCAGACCGACGACGTGCTGTCCGCGCGGGAGCGCGTGCTCTCTATGGGCATCCGCCTCGTCCTGGACGACGTCGCCCGCGGCCGCCGCGAGAGCGCCGGCATCCAGCTCCACCCCCGCGATGTGCCCGGAGCGATCGTCGAGCTGCGCCAGGACCAGGACGACGCCAGCCCGGACGGTCCCTGGCGGCCGGCCGGGCCCGACTGGAAGGCCGCCCGTACCGGGCTTGTCCGGGCGATGACCGCCGCTGAGGTCCAGACGGATGATCCTCCGGCATTGGCCCGGCGCTGGGGCGAAGTCATCGAGCGCGCGGTCAGCGTAGGCCCCCGGGGCCCGGAGATCGCCCTCGATGACGCCGTCCTGCGCTTCGTCCCCGCGCGAGACGGGCGCGGCGAGGGCCTTGCCGGCCTCGACTTCGAGGTCGCCGACAGAGCCCGCATCATGCAGGCCGCCCTCGCCCGCGGCTGCGTGGCCGATGGCGACACCGTGGTCGTCTGTGGCGTCCGGTTCCGCCTGATCGAGCGCCGGTAG
- the sucD gene encoding succinate--CoA ligase subunit alpha — protein sequence MSILVNSSTRVLVQGITGREGGFQTERCIEYGTKVVAGCTPGRGGETAFGVPVFNTVKEAVKKAGPIDCSLIFVPAPFAADAILEAADSEIGVIICITEGIPVIDMMRVKRALRGSGITLIGPNCPGVMTPNECRVGIMPGSVYTPGHVGVVSRSGTLVYEAVDQLTRRGIGQSTSVGVGGDPIIGTSQREVLEMFNNDPDTAAVVLIGEIGGTAEQEAAEYIKAEMRKPVIAFIAGSTAPPGRRMGHAGAIIAGNTGTAAAKKAALADAGAVICDSPAEIGATTERVLRERGLL from the coding sequence ATGAGCATTCTTGTCAACTCCAGCACTCGCGTGCTCGTCCAGGGCATCACCGGCCGCGAGGGCGGCTTCCAGACCGAGCGCTGTATCGAGTACGGCACCAAGGTCGTCGCCGGCTGTACTCCCGGCCGCGGTGGGGAGACGGCCTTCGGCGTGCCCGTGTTCAACACGGTGAAAGAGGCCGTCAAGAAAGCGGGGCCGATCGACTGCTCCCTCATCTTCGTGCCGGCGCCCTTCGCCGCCGATGCCATACTCGAAGCGGCCGACTCCGAGATCGGAGTCATCATCTGCATCACCGAGGGCATTCCCGTCATCGACATGATGCGCGTGAAGCGCGCCCTGCGTGGCAGCGGGATCACCTTGATCGGGCCCAATTGCCCCGGCGTCATGACCCCGAACGAATGCCGCGTCGGTATCATGCCCGGCAGCGTGTACACTCCTGGCCACGTCGGCGTCGTGTCCCGCAGCGGCACTCTCGTGTACGAGGCCGTCGACCAGCTGACCCGCCGCGGTATCGGCCAGTCGACCTCGGTGGGCGTCGGAGGCGACCCGATCATCGGCACGTCTCAACGCGAAGTCCTGGAGATGTTCAACAACGACCCCGACACGGCAGCCGTAGTCCTCATCGGAGAGATCGGCGGCACCGCCGAGCAGGAGGCGGCCGAGTACATCAAGGCGGAGATGCGCAAGCCGGTCATCGCCTTCATCGCCGGCAGCACCGCCCCGCCGGGACGGCGCATGGGCCATGCGGGCGCTATCATCGCCGGCAACACCGGCACGGCCGCGGCCAAGAAGGCCGCCCTGGCCGATGCCGGCGCCGTGATCTGCGACTCGCCCGCCGAGATCGGCGCGACCACGGAGCGCGTCCTGCGCGAGCGCGGCCTGCTCTAA
- a CDS encoding carboxymuconolactone decarboxylase family protein, whose protein sequence is MPRIPQITDKSSLSPEHHAVFDAIAGSRGAIVGPFPTLLHSPEAAERVSALGHYLRFDSALTPMQREVAILTAARESDCDFEWAAHTRLGRQAGVREEVIEAIANRGPLSGLSDEEAVIVAYGRELLGKHRLSSDTYQKAATLLGERGVVDLTALFGYYTMIACVLNAFEVLPAEGAARLP, encoded by the coding sequence ATGCCACGAATACCTCAGATCACCGACAAGTCCTCCCTTTCGCCGGAGCACCACGCCGTCTTCGACGCCATCGCCGGCAGCCGTGGCGCCATCGTGGGGCCGTTCCCGACGCTGCTGCACAGCCCGGAGGCCGCAGAGCGCGTCTCCGCCCTCGGCCACTACCTGCGCTTCGATTCCGCCCTTACGCCCATGCAGCGAGAGGTCGCGATCCTGACGGCGGCGCGCGAGTCCGACTGCGACTTCGAGTGGGCCGCGCACACGCGGCTCGGGCGCCAGGCAGGCGTGCGTGAGGAAGTGATCGAAGCGATCGCTAACCGGGGGCCGCTGAGCGGCCTCAGCGACGAGGAGGCGGTGATCGTCGCCTATGGCCGCGAGCTGCTCGGGAAGCACCGCTTGTCCTCCGACACGTACCAGAAGGCCGCAACGCTGCTCGGGGAACGGGGAGTCGTCGACCTGACCGCGCTGTTCGGGTATTACACGATGATCGCGTGCGTCCTCAACGCGTTCGAAGTGCTCCCGGCCGAGGGCGCGGCGCGCCTTCCATAG
- the sucC gene encoding ADP-forming succinate--CoA ligase subunit beta: MKVHEYQAKELLASYGVPVPRGRVASTPAEAGQVAAELGVPVVVKAQVHAGGRGKGGGIKLANTPDEAEAVASQIIGMTLVTPQTGPEGRLVRRVLVEEQTAIDRELYLAVLIDGSIGRPVLMGSSQGGMEIEEVAASNPDAIYREDVDPAAGFQPYIARELAFALGLGGDQLRAATTLLTGLYNLFIDKDCSLAEINPLVVTKDGRVLALDAKVNFDDNALFRHPEIAALRDIDEEDPLEVRAQNEGIQNYIKLDGTIGCVVNGAGLAMATMDAIKLAGGEPANFLDIGTVNDPSRVVNAFGIITADPNVKAILVNIFGGMARVDVIAQGIVEAHKQMAVRVPVVARLAGTNLEEGARLLDESGLRVERAADLGEAARKAVAAAAGN, encoded by the coding sequence GTGAAGGTCCACGAATATCAAGCCAAGGAACTGCTGGCCTCCTACGGCGTGCCCGTCCCGCGCGGCCGCGTCGCCTCCACACCAGCCGAGGCAGGGCAGGTGGCCGCGGAGCTGGGCGTGCCTGTCGTCGTGAAGGCGCAGGTGCACGCCGGCGGCCGGGGCAAGGGCGGCGGCATCAAGCTGGCGAACACGCCGGACGAGGCCGAGGCAGTCGCGTCCCAGATCATCGGCATGACGCTGGTCACGCCGCAGACCGGGCCGGAGGGGCGGCTGGTGCGACGCGTGCTGGTCGAGGAACAGACGGCGATTGACCGCGAGCTCTACCTGGCCGTACTCATCGACGGCAGCATAGGGCGTCCGGTCCTCATGGGCTCCTCCCAGGGCGGCATGGAGATCGAGGAAGTGGCCGCCTCCAATCCGGACGCCATCTACCGCGAGGACGTCGACCCCGCCGCGGGCTTCCAGCCCTACATCGCCCGCGAGCTCGCCTTCGCCCTGGGCCTGGGAGGCGACCAGCTGCGCGCGGCGACCACCCTCTTGACGGGCCTGTACAACCTGTTCATCGACAAAGACTGCTCGCTCGCCGAGATCAACCCCCTCGTGGTGACGAAGGACGGCCGGGTGCTGGCGCTCGACGCCAAGGTGAACTTCGACGACAACGCCCTCTTCCGCCATCCCGAGATCGCCGCACTGCGCGACATCGACGAGGAAGACCCGCTCGAGGTCCGCGCCCAAAACGAGGGCATCCAGAACTACATCAAGCTGGACGGCACCATCGGCTGCGTCGTTAACGGCGCCGGCCTGGCCATGGCAACCATGGACGCGATCAAGCTCGCGGGCGGCGAGCCGGCGAACTTCCTCGACATCGGTACCGTGAACGACCCCTCGCGCGTGGTGAACGCCTTCGGCATCATCACCGCCGACCCCAACGTAAAGGCGATACTCGTGAACATCTTCGGCGGCATGGCGCGCGTCGACGTGATCGCGCAGGGCATCGTCGAGGCGCACAAGCAGATGGCGGTGCGCGTGCCGGTAGTGGCCCGCCTGGCGGGCACGAACCTGGAGGAAGGCGCCCGCCTCCTCGACGAGTCCGGCCTCAGGGTCGAGCGCGCCGCGGACCTGGGCGAGGCCGCCCGCAAGGCCGTCGCCGCCGCGGCCGGGAACTAG
- a CDS encoding MFS transporter: protein MDGGGDAEALRVAAVRPSWAGSTFAAFRFRGYGALWLNVLFTTLGVVSCITTLFVVMADLTGTNRGVGGVTFALGVPMLLLGPVAGVLADRLSKRLVLLGGQAAMGAGAFVLGLLITTDLVSVPWVLGFAVVVGMCLSLLGPVQIAYMGSIVQAEGLGNATALFQASLNLTRVVGPFLVAGLVALPEAGTGGSMFLVSSLMAAAMLPLAAMPPSRPGGASVDSVLASLGMGLRHVIYRPLLRQLVIAFLLVTLIGFSYFVVLPRFAANVLGAGESGYGVMVGVSSIGGLVATVLIAPLADSPRVFTLLRGAAFGFGLMLIVTGLAPGFITALAAMVGVGAAASAFQALNNAAAYRAADPAYLGRITALMNLAWSLTNLAGLPVGLIADAAGERTTLAGIGTTLCALALLLLAWGGGASARKPVGPWAGRDEEVARAD from the coding sequence TTGGACGGGGGCGGTGACGCCGAGGCGCTTCGGGTCGCGGCCGTCCGGCCGTCATGGGCGGGCTCGACGTTTGCCGCCTTTCGCTTTCGCGGTTACGGCGCCCTCTGGCTGAACGTCCTCTTCACTACGCTGGGCGTTGTCTCCTGCATCACGACGCTCTTCGTGGTGATGGCGGACCTGACAGGGACCAACCGCGGCGTGGGCGGCGTGACCTTCGCCCTGGGCGTGCCCATGCTGCTACTGGGGCCGGTTGCCGGCGTCCTCGCGGACCGGCTCTCGAAGCGCCTGGTGCTCCTCGGCGGGCAGGCCGCGATGGGCGCTGGCGCCTTCGTCCTTGGCCTGCTCATCACCACGGACCTGGTCTCGGTGCCCTGGGTGCTCGGTTTCGCGGTGGTGGTGGGGATGTGCCTGTCCCTGCTCGGGCCGGTGCAGATCGCCTATATGGGTTCCATTGTCCAGGCTGAGGGCCTGGGCAACGCCACGGCCCTGTTCCAGGCCTCGCTGAACCTCACGCGGGTCGTCGGCCCCTTCCTCGTCGCGGGCCTGGTGGCTCTGCCGGAGGCCGGCACCGGCGGCAGCATGTTCCTGGTCTCCAGCCTGATGGCGGCGGCGATGCTGCCTCTCGCTGCCATGCCGCCGAGCCGGCCGGGTGGGGCCTCGGTGGACTCCGTGCTTGCCTCCCTGGGCATGGGGCTCCGCCATGTCATCTACCGCCCCCTCCTCCGCCAGCTCGTAATCGCGTTCCTGCTCGTCACGCTGATCGGGTTCTCGTATTTCGTGGTGCTGCCCCGGTTTGCGGCTAACGTGCTCGGCGCGGGCGAAAGCGGCTACGGGGTGATGGTCGGCGTTTCCTCCATCGGCGGCCTGGTAGCGACGGTGCTGATCGCCCCGCTGGCCGACTCGCCGCGCGTGTTCACGTTGCTGCGCGGCGCCGCCTTCGGTTTTGGCCTGATGCTCATCGTCACCGGCCTCGCGCCGGGCTTCATCACCGCGCTCGCGGCCATGGTGGGCGTGGGGGCGGCCGCGAGCGCGTTCCAGGCCCTGAACAACGCCGCCGCTTATCGGGCCGCGGACCCCGCTTACCTCGGCCGGATCACCGCTCTCATGAACCTGGCCTGGAGCCTCACAAACCTGGCCGGCCTGCCGGTTGGCCTCATCGCCGACGCGGCGGGCGAAAGGACGACCCTGGCCGGAATCGGCACGACCCTGTGCGCGCTCGCGCTTCTCCTGCTCGCTTGGGGAGGCGGAGCCTCCGCGCGCAAGCCGGTGGGGCCCTGGGCCGGGAGGGACGAGGAGGTGGCGCGTGCAGATTGA